GGGTGAGCCTCGCTGACCGGGACGCCAAGGCAAAAACGGCCCACCCCGGAGGGCAGGCCGCTGGGCGGAAAGGACCGTTCAGGCGTTCGCGGTCGCCTCGGGCTGGGCAGCCGGGCTGGTGCTGGGCGCGGCGGGGGCGGGGGCTTCCGCCTGCTCCTCGCTGACCCTGGGCTTGGGCGCGGCCTTGGGGGCCATGATCATGTTCATGTCCATGCCCATCATGCTGGGCATCCCCTCGGGCGCGCCGATGTCGGCCAGGGTGTCGGCGACCCGGTGCAGGATGCGCTCGCCCAGTTCCGGGTGGGTGCGCTCGCGGCCACGGAACATGATCGTGACCTTGACCTTGTGCCCTTCTTCGAGGAAACGGCGCACGTGCCCGGCTTTGGTGTTGAAGTCGTGGTCGTCGATCTTGA
The sequence above is a segment of the Deinococcus budaensis genome. Coding sequences within it:
- the infC gene encoding translation initiation factor IF-3; amino-acid sequence: MMKIAKEHKVNEQIRVRQIRLIGAEGEQIGIIDTRDAMAMAREKSLDLVMVSPQAVPPVCRLLDYGRFRYEQQQNEKENRKRARAQEVKAIKFRVKIDDHDFNTKAGHVRRFLEEGHKVKVTIMFRGRERTHPELGERILHRVADTLADIGAPEGMPSMMGMDMNMIMAPKAAPKPRVSEEQAEAPAPAAPSTSPAAQPEATANA